Proteins encoded in a region of the Mycolicibacterium duvalii genome:
- a CDS encoding ABC transporter family substrate-binding protein: protein MPIARRLSTCVVAAALLVVGGCTVSPPPAPQSTDTTESTPAPPMKATQIIMAIDSIGPGFNPHLLSDQSPVNAAISALVLPSSFRPVPDATTPTGSRWEMDPSLLESAEVTSEDPFTVTYKIRPEAQWTDNAPIGADDYWYLWRQMVSQPGTVDPAGYDLITGVQSVEGGKTAVVTFSQPYPAWHELFNNILPAHIVKDVPGGFAAGLARALPVTGGQFRVETIDPQRDEILLARNDRYWGEPATPDLVLFRRGGSSAALADSIRNGDTQVAQVHGGAAAFAQLSAIPDVRTARIVTPRVMQVTLRAQRPALADAQVRKAVLGLLDVDLLAAVGAGDDNTVTLAQAQVRSPSDTGYVPTAPPQMTRQDALGLLAGAGYQIEAVPPPDEPAPDNPPVNNPPVNNNGRGQLLRDGEPLTIVLGVADNDPTAVAVANTAADQLRDVGIAATVARLDPVALYSDALVNNRVDAVVGWRQAGGDLATALASRYSCPALEATAVATTTPTPPPSPTRGSESPAPPPVPPRTTATTPPPAAPGTGELVQAPSNITGICDRTIQPLIDAALRGTADIAEVIDEVEPKLWDLWTVLPILQDTTIVASGPSVGNVSLTGAVPVGIVGDAGKWIKLRQ from the coding sequence GTGCCGATCGCCCGCCGACTCTCGACCTGCGTGGTCGCGGCGGCCCTGCTGGTGGTCGGAGGGTGCACGGTCAGCCCGCCACCGGCGCCGCAGAGCACCGACACCACGGAGTCGACACCGGCGCCGCCGATGAAGGCAACGCAGATCATCATGGCGATCGACTCGATCGGGCCCGGCTTCAACCCGCATCTGTTGTCCGACCAGTCGCCGGTCAACGCCGCGATCAGCGCGCTGGTGCTGCCCAGCTCGTTTCGGCCCGTCCCGGACGCGACGACGCCGACCGGGTCGCGCTGGGAGATGGACCCCTCGCTGCTGGAATCCGCGGAGGTCACCAGCGAGGACCCGTTCACCGTCACCTACAAGATCCGGCCGGAGGCGCAGTGGACCGACAACGCGCCCATCGGCGCCGACGACTACTGGTACCTCTGGCGCCAGATGGTCAGCCAGCCCGGCACGGTGGACCCGGCGGGCTATGACCTGATCACCGGCGTGCAGTCGGTCGAGGGCGGCAAGACGGCCGTCGTCACGTTCTCTCAGCCCTATCCGGCCTGGCACGAACTGTTCAACAACATCCTGCCCGCGCACATCGTCAAGGACGTGCCGGGTGGCTTCGCGGCCGGCTTGGCGCGCGCACTGCCGGTCACCGGCGGACAGTTCCGGGTGGAGACCATCGACCCGCAGCGCGACGAGATCCTGCTGGCCCGCAACGACCGTTACTGGGGTGAGCCCGCGACCCCCGATCTGGTGCTGTTCCGTCGCGGCGGCAGCTCGGCCGCCCTGGCCGACTCGATCCGCAACGGCGATACGCAGGTTGCCCAGGTGCACGGCGGCGCGGCGGCGTTCGCCCAGCTCTCTGCGATTCCGGATGTGCGGACGGCCCGCATCGTGACCCCGCGGGTGATGCAGGTGACGTTGCGCGCCCAGCGGCCGGCGCTGGCCGACGCGCAGGTGCGCAAGGCCGTCCTCGGTCTGCTGGACGTGGACCTGCTGGCCGCGGTGGGCGCCGGCGACGACAACACCGTCACGCTCGCGCAGGCCCAGGTCCGGTCCCCGTCGGACACCGGGTACGTGCCGACGGCGCCGCCGCAGATGACGCGTCAGGATGCGTTGGGGCTGCTGGCCGGCGCGGGCTACCAGATCGAAGCGGTGCCGCCGCCCGACGAACCCGCGCCCGACAACCCGCCCGTCAACAACCCGCCCGTCAACAACAATGGCCGCGGCCAGCTGCTACGCGACGGCGAGCCGCTGACGATCGTCCTCGGCGTCGCCGACAACGACCCGACCGCGGTGGCCGTGGCCAACACTGCAGCCGACCAGCTCCGCGACGTCGGTATCGCCGCGACGGTCGCGCGGCTGGACCCGGTAGCGCTCTACAGTGATGCGCTGGTCAACAACCGGGTCGACGCCGTCGTCGGCTGGCGACAGGCGGGCGGGGACCTGGCCACCGCTCTGGCGTCGCGATACAGCTGCCCGGCGCTGGAGGCCACTGCCGTGGCCACCACCACGCCGACGCCGCCGCCGTCGCCGACCAGGGGTTCGGAGTCGCCCGCGCCGCCACCGGTTCCGCCGCGCACCACCGCGACCACGCCGCCGCCTGCCGCGCCCGGTACCGGTGAGCTGGTCCAGGCGCCCAGCAACATCACCGGGATCTGCGACCGCACCATCCAGCCCCTCATCGACGCCGCGCTGCGCGGCACCGCCGACATCGCCGAGGTGATCGACGAGGTGGAGCCGAAGCTGTGGGACCTGTGGACGGTGCTGCCGATCCTGCAGGACACCACGATCGTCGCGTCCGGGCCGAGTGTCGGCAACGTCAGCCTGACCGGCGCGGTACCCGTCGGGATCGTCGGTGACGCCGGCAAGTGGATCAAGCTGCGCCAGTAG
- a CDS encoding chloride channel protein: protein MSRRSLQFGCAVVIIGLLAGAAGAATTLLLHAIEHATYHYSLGTLLSGVEGSGHLRRALGPMLGGALAGLGWWLLRRRRAVPTLGAALPEAIRTGAPLPRRVLSIDAGLQVLLVGSGASLGREGAPRQLAASWSDLGTSKLALTARDRDILLACAAGAGLGAVYAVPLGGALFAARILLGTWHPRVLGVALITSSLAVAVAAPVTHFEHSVQWPRADVSYLFVFLALALAPLAAAVGMTFDKVMASARPAVQPVSWMLVPAIAGAGLLTGVCSLWLPELPGNGRSILQVSVNSGLTLAAAGAILLLKPLLTALFLRAGAVGGLITPALATGAAAGSVVALGLNQWAGADLNVAAVSLTCAAGVLTITQRSPLFAALFVWELAHPPLWLLAVFALSAWTAHVIAQRHRDRPTERRHSVPDATGAA from the coding sequence GTGAGTCGACGCTCCCTGCAGTTCGGGTGCGCCGTCGTGATCATCGGGTTGCTTGCCGGGGCGGCGGGTGCGGCCACGACGCTGCTGCTTCATGCGATCGAGCACGCCACCTATCACTACAGTCTGGGAACCTTGCTGTCCGGTGTGGAGGGCAGCGGCCACCTGCGCCGCGCGCTGGGCCCGATGCTCGGGGGCGCGCTGGCGGGGCTGGGCTGGTGGCTGCTGCGGCGACGGCGTGCGGTGCCGACTTTGGGTGCGGCCCTGCCAGAGGCGATCCGCACCGGTGCGCCCCTGCCCAGGCGGGTGCTGTCGATCGACGCCGGCCTGCAGGTGTTGCTCGTCGGGTCGGGCGCCTCCCTGGGGCGGGAGGGCGCGCCCCGGCAGCTGGCCGCGTCCTGGAGCGATCTGGGAACCTCGAAATTGGCGCTGACCGCGCGCGACCGCGACATCCTGCTGGCCTGCGCGGCCGGGGCGGGACTCGGCGCGGTCTACGCCGTGCCGCTGGGTGGGGCGCTGTTCGCCGCCCGGATACTGCTGGGCACCTGGCACCCCCGCGTGCTGGGCGTCGCGCTGATCACGTCGAGCCTCGCGGTGGCGGTGGCCGCGCCGGTCACCCACTTCGAGCATTCCGTGCAGTGGCCGCGCGCTGATGTGTCGTACCTGTTCGTGTTCCTGGCGCTGGCGCTGGCTCCGCTGGCCGCGGCGGTCGGCATGACGTTCGACAAGGTGATGGCCTCGGCGCGGCCCGCGGTGCAGCCCGTCTCGTGGATGCTGGTCCCGGCGATCGCCGGGGCCGGACTGCTGACCGGCGTCTGTTCGCTGTGGCTGCCCGAACTGCCCGGCAACGGCCGCAGCATCCTGCAGGTCAGCGTCAACAGCGGACTCACCCTGGCCGCCGCGGGCGCGATCCTGCTGCTCAAGCCGCTGCTGACGGCGCTGTTCCTGCGGGCCGGCGCGGTCGGCGGCCTGATCACTCCGGCGTTGGCGACCGGCGCGGCCGCCGGTTCGGTGGTGGCGCTGGGTCTCAACCAGTGGGCCGGTGCCGATCTGAACGTCGCCGCGGTGTCGCTGACGTGCGCGGCCGGGGTGCTGACGATCACGCAGCGTTCGCCGTTGTTCGCGGCGTTGTTCGTGTGGGAGCTGGCACACCCTCCCCTGTGGCTTCTGGCGGTGTTCGCGTTGAGCGCATGGACGGCGCATGTCATCGCGCAGCGGCACCGGGACAGGCCGACCGAACGCCGGCACAGCGTGCCGGACGCTACTGGCGCAGCTTGA
- a CDS encoding DUF5996 family protein, which translates to MNTFADPRPNWPTLRVSDWTPTRDTLHMWTQIVGKIRMRHAPLVNHWWQATLYVSPRGLTTSAIPYRSGAFEMEFDFLGHRLDIRSSDGGTQSLPLQPMPVAEFYTRLLDLLGSLGIEAQIRPVPNEVDPAIPFPEDHHHASYDADAVTAFWRQLLQANRVMGEFRSHFVGKVSPVHFFWGAMDLACTRFSGGSAPPHPGGAPNCADWVMVEGYSHELSSCGFWPGGGQEGAFYAYAYPAPDGFADHPAGPDGAFYSTEFQQFLFPYEAARAATDPDRAVAEFLHTTYAAAADLGGWDRAALEDDPMRLSRARVDPPAR; encoded by the coding sequence ATGAATACGTTTGCCGACCCACGCCCGAACTGGCCGACCCTGCGGGTGTCGGACTGGACCCCGACCCGCGACACCCTGCACATGTGGACGCAGATCGTGGGCAAGATCCGTATGCGGCACGCCCCGCTGGTCAACCACTGGTGGCAGGCGACGCTCTATGTCAGCCCTCGTGGGTTGACGACGTCGGCGATCCCGTACCGAAGCGGGGCATTCGAAATGGAGTTCGACTTCCTCGGCCATCGCCTCGACATCCGCAGCAGCGACGGTGGGACGCAGAGCCTGCCGCTGCAGCCGATGCCGGTCGCCGAGTTCTATACCCGACTCCTGGACCTTCTGGGCTCCCTCGGCATCGAGGCGCAGATCCGCCCGGTGCCCAACGAGGTCGACCCCGCGATCCCGTTCCCCGAGGACCACCACCACGCCTCCTACGACGCCGACGCGGTCACTGCGTTCTGGCGCCAACTGCTGCAGGCCAACCGGGTGATGGGCGAGTTCCGGTCGCATTTCGTGGGCAAGGTCAGTCCGGTGCACTTCTTTTGGGGCGCCATGGACCTGGCCTGCACGCGCTTCTCCGGCGGCTCCGCTCCGCCGCACCCGGGTGGAGCACCGAACTGTGCGGACTGGGTCATGGTCGAGGGCTATTCGCACGAGCTGTCCAGCTGTGGGTTCTGGCCGGGCGGCGGGCAGGAGGGCGCGTTCTATGCCTACGCCTACCCCGCACCTGACGGGTTCGCCGATCACCCCGCCGGTCCCGACGGTGCGTTCTACAGCACCGAGTTTCAGCAGTTCCTTTTTCCGTACGAGGCCGCCCGCGCGGCGACCGACCCGGACCGGGCGGTCGCCGAGTTCCTGCACACGACTTATGCGGCCGCCGCCGACCTGGGCGGTTGGGACCGGGCCGCGCTGGAGGACGATCCGATGCGGTTGTCCCGAGCCCGGGTCGACCCGCCCGCACGCTGA
- the mshB gene encoding N-acetyl-1-D-myo-inositol-2-amino-2-deoxy-alpha-D-glucopyranoside deacetylase — translation METPRLLFVHAHPDDETLTTGATIAHYTSRGAQVQVVTCTLGEEGEVIGDRWARLAVDHADQLGGYRIGELTAALAALGVDRPRYLGGAGRWRDSGMEGTPPRRAERFVDGDLAEQAAALAAVIDELRPHVVVTYDPRGGYGHPDHIRAHQVTTAAVDAAGWRVPKFYWTVMAASALTAGNVVLGDAPEQWTRIPLEALPFDAYADDAIDAAMDLTAHLPAKVAALRAHQTQVSVSGDGRFFALSNNIALPVDTTEHYVLAAGTAGRRDGRGWETDLLAGLNVG, via the coding sequence ATGGAGACACCGCGGCTGCTGTTCGTGCACGCCCACCCCGACGACGAGACGCTGACCACCGGCGCGACCATCGCGCACTACACGTCCCGGGGCGCCCAGGTGCAGGTCGTCACCTGCACGCTCGGCGAGGAGGGGGAGGTGATCGGCGACCGGTGGGCACGCCTGGCCGTCGACCATGCCGACCAGCTCGGCGGTTACCGCATTGGGGAGCTGACCGCGGCGCTGGCGGCGCTGGGTGTCGACCGGCCCCGGTATCTCGGCGGCGCGGGACGCTGGCGTGATTCGGGCATGGAGGGCACGCCGCCCCGGCGCGCCGAACGCTTCGTCGACGGGGACCTCGCCGAACAGGCCGCTGCCCTGGCCGCGGTGATCGACGAGCTCCGCCCGCACGTCGTCGTCACCTACGACCCCCGCGGCGGGTACGGCCACCCCGACCACATCCGCGCCCACCAGGTGACCACCGCCGCCGTCGACGCCGCCGGCTGGCGGGTGCCGAAGTTCTACTGGACCGTGATGGCGGCGTCCGCACTGACCGCCGGCAACGTGGTGCTGGGCGACGCGCCCGAGCAGTGGACGCGGATTCCGCTGGAGGCGCTGCCGTTCGATGCGTACGCCGACGACGCCATCGACGCGGCGATGGACCTGACGGCGCACCTGCCGGCGAAAGTCGCTGCGCTGCGTGCCCATCAGACGCAGGTCAGTGTCTCCGGCGACGGCCGATTCTTCGCGTTGTCCAACAACATCGCGCTGCCGGTCGACACCACCGAGCACTACGTGCTGGCCGCCGGTACGGCCGGTCGCCGCGACGGGCGCGGCTGGGAGACCGACCTGCTGGCGGGGCTGAATGTGGGTTGA
- a CDS encoding bifunctional FO biosynthesis protein CofGH, protein MALNTQRGADLPDPVVPPAHNPSALRRVLRRARDGVALNVDEAAIALTARGDDLTDLCASAARVRDAGLAAADRRGGTGALPVSYSRKVFIPVTHLCRDTCHYCTFVTVPGRLRAAGQGMYMEPDEILDVARRGAEMGCKEALFTLGDRPEARWDEARQWLDERGYDSTLDYVRAMAIRVLEDTGLLPHLNPGVMSWAELSRLKPVAPSMGMMLETTSRRLYETRGAAHYGSPDKDPEVRLRTLADAGRLSIPFTTGLLVGIGETLAERAETIHAIRRSHKEFGHVQEVIVQNFRAKEHTAMAGVPDAGFEDFLATIAVTRLVLGPKMRVQAPPNLVSRQECLALIGAGVDDWGGVSPLTPDHVNPERPWPALDELAAVTAEAGYDLVQRLTAQPQYVQAGAAWIDPRVRGHVDALADPDTGYALDVDPVGRPWQEPDEASESLGRVDLHAAIDDAGRLTDTRSDLDSAFGDWESIRQKVGELAARAPERVDTDVLAALRSAERDPAGCTDDEYLALATADGPALDAVAALADALRRDAVGDDVTFVVNRNINFTNICYTGCRFCAFAQRKGDADAYSLSTAEVADRAWEAHVAGATEVCMQGGIDPELPVTGYADLVRAVKARVPSMHVHAFSPMEIANGVTKSGQSVREWLTALREAGLGSIPGTAAEILDDDVRWVLTKGKLPTSMWIDVVTTAHEVGLRSSSTMMYGHVDTPRHWVGHLRVLRDIQDRTGGFTEFVPLPFVHQSSPLYLAGGARPGPTHRDNRAVHALARIMLHGRIANIQTSWVKLGTERTQVMLRGGANDLGGTLMEETISRMAGSEFGSFKSVEDLVAIAAGIGRPARQRTTTYAPLAA, encoded by the coding sequence GTGGCTCTGAACACCCAGCGCGGCGCCGACCTGCCCGACCCGGTGGTTCCCCCTGCGCACAACCCCTCAGCTCTGCGGCGGGTGCTGCGGCGCGCTCGCGACGGCGTGGCCCTCAACGTCGACGAGGCCGCGATCGCACTGACCGCCCGCGGCGACGACCTGACCGACCTGTGCGCCAGCGCGGCGCGGGTGCGCGACGCCGGCCTGGCGGCGGCCGACCGACGCGGGGGTACTGGAGCGCTGCCCGTCAGCTACTCCCGCAAGGTGTTCATCCCCGTCACCCACCTGTGTCGCGACACCTGCCACTACTGCACCTTCGTCACCGTGCCCGGCCGCCTGCGCGCAGCCGGGCAGGGGATGTACATGGAGCCCGACGAGATCCTCGACGTCGCGCGCCGCGGGGCCGAGATGGGTTGCAAAGAAGCGCTGTTCACACTCGGGGACCGACCCGAGGCGCGCTGGGACGAGGCCCGGCAGTGGCTCGACGAGCGTGGTTACGACTCCACGCTGGACTACGTGCGGGCGATGGCGATCCGGGTGCTGGAGGACACCGGGCTGCTGCCGCACCTGAACCCGGGTGTCATGAGCTGGGCCGAACTCTCACGGCTCAAGCCCGTCGCGCCGTCGATGGGCATGATGCTCGAGACGACCTCGCGCCGGTTATACGAGACCCGCGGTGCCGCTCACTATGGCAGCCCCGACAAGGATCCCGAGGTGCGGCTGCGCACGCTGGCCGACGCGGGCCGGCTGTCCATTCCGTTCACCACCGGTCTGCTGGTCGGCATCGGCGAGACACTGGCCGAGCGGGCCGAGACCATCCACGCGATCCGGCGCTCGCACAAGGAGTTCGGGCACGTTCAGGAAGTGATCGTGCAGAACTTCCGGGCCAAGGAGCACACCGCGATGGCCGGTGTGCCCGATGCCGGGTTCGAGGACTTCCTGGCCACCATCGCCGTCACCCGGCTGGTGCTGGGGCCCAAGATGCGTGTGCAGGCGCCGCCGAACCTGGTGTCGCGGCAGGAGTGCCTGGCGCTGATCGGCGCCGGGGTCGACGACTGGGGCGGGGTGTCGCCGCTGACCCCTGACCACGTCAACCCGGAGCGGCCGTGGCCCGCGCTCGACGAGTTGGCCGCCGTCACCGCCGAAGCCGGCTACGACCTGGTGCAGCGGCTGACCGCGCAACCGCAGTACGTGCAGGCCGGGGCCGCCTGGATCGACCCGCGCGTACGCGGGCACGTCGACGCGCTGGCCGACCCGGACACCGGGTACGCGCTCGACGTCGACCCGGTCGGGCGGCCGTGGCAGGAGCCCGACGAGGCCTCGGAGTCGCTGGGGCGGGTGGATCTGCACGCCGCCATCGACGACGCCGGCCGCCTCACCGACACGCGCAGCGACCTCGACAGCGCCTTCGGTGACTGGGAGTCGATCCGCCAGAAGGTGGGGGAACTGGCCGCCCGCGCGCCCGAACGCGTCGACACCGATGTGCTGGCCGCCTTGCGTTCCGCGGAACGCGACCCGGCCGGCTGCACCGACGACGAGTACCTCGCGCTGGCCACCGCCGACGGTCCGGCGCTGGACGCGGTCGCCGCGCTGGCCGACGCGTTGCGCCGGGACGCCGTCGGCGACGACGTGACGTTCGTGGTCAACCGCAACATCAACTTCACCAACATCTGCTACACCGGCTGCCGGTTCTGCGCGTTCGCGCAACGCAAGGGCGACGCCGACGCGTACTCGTTGTCCACCGCCGAGGTGGCCGACCGGGCGTGGGAGGCCCATGTCGCCGGCGCCACCGAAGTGTGCATGCAGGGCGGCATCGACCCGGAGTTGCCGGTGACCGGTTATGCCGATCTGGTCCGCGCGGTCAAGGCGCGGGTGCCGTCGATGCACGTGCACGCGTTCAGCCCCATGGAGATCGCCAACGGCGTCACCAAGAGCGGCCAGAGCGTGCGGGAGTGGCTGACCGCGTTGCGCGAGGCCGGTCTGGGGTCGATCCCCGGCACCGCCGCCGAGATCCTCGACGACGACGTGCGCTGGGTGCTGACCAAGGGCAAGCTGCCCACCTCGATGTGGATCGACGTCGTCACCACCGCCCACGAGGTGGGGCTGCGGTCGAGTTCGACGATGATGTACGGCCACGTCGACACGCCGCGGCACTGGGTCGGTCACCTGCGGGTGCTGCGCGACATCCAGGACCGCACCGGCGGCTTCACCGAGTTCGTGCCGCTGCCCTTCGTGCACCAGTCGTCCCCGCTGTATCTGGCCGGCGGGGCGCGTCCCGGCCCGACCCACCGCGACAACCGGGCGGTGCACGCGCTGGCGCGGATCATGCTGCACGGCAGGATCGCCAACATCCAGACCAGCTGGGTCAAGCTCGGCACCGAGCGCACCCAGGTGATGTTGCGCGGCGGGGCCAACGACCTGGGCGGCACGCTGATGGAGGAGACCATCTCGCGGATGGCCGGCTCGGAGTTCGGCTCGTTCAAGAGTGTGGAGGATCTCGTCGCGATCGCCGCCGGGATCGGCCGGCCCGCCCGGCAACGCACCACCACCTATGCGCCGCTGGCTGCCTGA
- the fdxA gene encoding ferredoxin — MTYVIAEPCVDVKDKACIEECPVDCIYEGARMLYIHPDECVDCGACEPVCPVEAIYYEDDVPDQWSSYTQANADFFNELGSPGGASKVGQTDNDPPAVKSLPPQGED, encoded by the coding sequence GTGACGTACGTCATTGCCGAGCCTTGCGTCGACGTCAAAGACAAGGCGTGCATCGAGGAATGCCCTGTCGACTGCATCTACGAGGGTGCTCGCATGCTGTACATCCACCCGGATGAATGCGTCGACTGCGGCGCATGCGAGCCGGTGTGCCCGGTGGAGGCGATCTACTACGAGGACGACGTCCCCGACCAGTGGAGCAGCTACACCCAGGCGAACGCGGACTTCTTCAACGAGCTCGGTTCGCCGGGCGGCGCGTCGAAGGTGGGCCAGACCGACAACGACCCGCCGGCGGTCAAGAGCCTGCCTCCGCAGGGCGAGGACTGA
- the dapC gene encoding succinyldiaminopimelate transaminase codes for MPVFPWDTLAEVTATARAHPDGIVDLSVGTPVDPVAPVIRAALAAAGAAPGYPTTAGTEALRTSAVAALARRYGITGLGPQAVLPSIGTKELIAWLPTLLGLGAGDTVVVPELAYPTYEVGALLAGATAVRADSLTQLGPGTPALVYLNSPSNPTGKVLGVDHLRKVVGWARERGVLVASDECYLGLGWDAEPVSILHPDVCDGDHTGLLALHSLSKTSSLAGYRAGLVAGDTAVVAELLAVRKHAGMMVPFPVQAAMVAAFDDDEHERVQRERYAHRRAALLAALQAAGFTVDHSEAGLYLWATRDEPCRQTLAWFAERGILVAPGEFYGPRGARHVRVALTAPDERIAAAVQRLG; via the coding sequence CTGCCGGTGTTCCCGTGGGACACCCTGGCCGAGGTCACCGCCACGGCACGCGCACACCCTGACGGCATCGTCGACCTGTCGGTCGGTACCCCGGTCGACCCGGTCGCCCCGGTGATCCGGGCGGCCCTGGCCGCGGCCGGCGCCGCGCCCGGCTACCCGACGACGGCCGGTACCGAGGCGCTGCGCACGTCCGCGGTGGCCGCGCTGGCGCGCCGGTACGGCATCACCGGCCTCGGGCCGCAGGCGGTGCTCCCGTCGATCGGCACCAAGGAGCTGATCGCGTGGCTTCCGACGTTGCTGGGGCTCGGCGCCGGGGACACCGTGGTGGTGCCCGAGTTGGCCTACCCGACCTACGAGGTGGGTGCTCTGCTGGCCGGCGCGACCGCGGTGCGGGCCGACTCGCTGACCCAGCTGGGCCCGGGCACGCCGGCCCTGGTTTACCTCAACTCGCCCAGCAATCCGACGGGCAAGGTGCTCGGCGTCGACCACCTGCGCAAGGTGGTCGGCTGGGCCCGCGAGCGCGGCGTGCTGGTCGCATCCGACGAGTGCTACCTCGGTCTGGGCTGGGACGCCGAGCCGGTCTCGATCCTGCACCCCGACGTCTGCGACGGTGACCACACCGGGCTGTTGGCGTTGCATTCGTTGTCCAAGACGTCGTCGCTGGCGGGTTACCGGGCGGGCCTGGTGGCCGGCGATACCGCGGTGGTCGCCGAGCTGCTGGCGGTGCGCAAGCACGCCGGCATGATGGTGCCGTTCCCGGTGCAGGCCGCGATGGTCGCCGCGTTCGACGACGACGAGCACGAGCGGGTGCAGAGGGAGCGCTACGCACACCGGCGCGCGGCACTGCTCGCGGCGCTGCAGGCGGCCGGCTTCACCGTGGACCATTCCGAGGCGGGGCTCTACCTGTGGGCTACCCGCGACGAACCGTGCCGACAGACGCTGGCCTGGTTCGCCGAACGCGGCATCCTCGTCGCGCCCGGCGAGTTCTACGGTCCGCGCGGTGCCCGGCACGTACGGGTGGCGTTGACCGCCCCCGACGAGCGGATCGCCGCTGCGGTGCAGCGTTTAGGGTGA